A genomic segment from Leptolyngbya boryana PCC 6306 encodes:
- the mazG gene encoding nucleoside triphosphate pyrophosphohydrolase has translation MNSSMSETLEALQKLIEVVAQLRNPEGGCPWDLAQTPQSLIPYVIEEAYEVVDALRSGDEAAIADELGDLLLQVVLQAQVAQDQQQFDLAIVARNITEKLIRRHPHVFDNLAVESVDEVHQNWEKIKATEALSETKLSDQLKKYARSLPPLVAGMKISKKAAKAGFEWESMDGVWEKFQEELAEFQHALQYESKENQQAELGDLLFTVINLARWANLDPDAALQGTNDRFIQRLVQMEGVVDRPLSEYSLDELEQFWQQAKAKLAKKES, from the coding sequence ATGAATTCTTCAATGTCTGAAACGCTAGAAGCCTTGCAAAAGCTGATCGAAGTCGTTGCCCAATTACGAAATCCAGAAGGCGGATGTCCCTGGGATTTGGCACAAACGCCGCAATCCTTGATTCCGTATGTGATTGAAGAGGCGTATGAAGTGGTCGATGCGTTGCGGAGTGGAGATGAAGCTGCGATCGCAGATGAACTGGGTGATCTCTTACTGCAAGTCGTTCTCCAGGCGCAAGTCGCACAAGATCAACAGCAGTTTGATTTAGCGATCGTGGCAAGAAACATTACCGAAAAACTGATTCGTCGTCATCCGCATGTTTTTGACAATTTAGCAGTCGAGAGCGTGGATGAGGTGCATCAAAATTGGGAAAAAATCAAAGCAACAGAAGCTCTGAGCGAGACGAAGCTGAGCGATCAGTTGAAAAAATATGCGCGATCTCTGCCACCTTTAGTCGCTGGCATGAAGATTTCTAAGAAGGCGGCGAAGGCTGGATTTGAATGGGAATCGATGGATGGCGTTTGGGAAAAGTTTCAAGAAGAATTAGCAGAATTTCAACACGCGCTCCAGTATGAGAGTAAAGAAAATCAGCAGGCAGAACTGGGCGATCTGTTGTTTACCGTGATTAATTTGGCGCGATGGGCGAATCTCGATCCAGATGCCGCCCTTCAGGGGACAAACGATCGATTTATTCAGCGCTTGGTGCAGATGGAAGGGGTCGTCGATCGACCTTTATCAGAGTATTCGCTGGATGAATTAGAACAGTTCTGGCAGCAGGCAAAAGCGAAATTGGCAAAAAAAGAAAGCTAA
- a CDS encoding type II toxin-antitoxin system PemK/MazF family toxin, whose amino-acid sequence MSIQRGQIYFVDLNPVKGREQSGKRPVLVLSINAINQANLVATVVVGTKGENVRRDYPTNVRVSSAESGLPLETVFLCFQMRSIDPTRFPPESSGQLSTEKMQQIEATVRYCLGL is encoded by the coding sequence ATGAGTATCCAGCGAGGGCAAATTTATTTTGTCGATCTCAATCCCGTAAAAGGAAGAGAGCAATCGGGTAAGCGTCCTGTTCTCGTTTTATCGATCAATGCGATTAATCAGGCAAATCTTGTTGCGACAGTCGTAGTTGGAACAAAAGGAGAAAATGTTCGCCGTGATTATCCAACAAATGTTCGTGTTTCCTCAGCAGAAAGCGGACTTCCTCTAGAAACAGTTTTTCTTTGCTTTCAAATGAGATCGATTGATCCAACCCGATTCCCGCCTGAATCATCTGGACAACTCTCTACCGAAAAAATGCAGCAAATTGAAGCTACAGTTCGATATTGTTTAGGTTTATAG
- the hpsA gene encoding hormogonium polysaccharide biosynthesis protein HpsA yields MSNHKLNLQGFFHRLGSLYRKITKTFVNRLLRYVLLYQRRGNLSTAGFILPTTVLLILVVALTVGALTFRAYNRNVQVIGEAQQRVIYNAATPAIDRARSKLEFLFDSTKDTRLPSGVPAQTVLEAMLLNNGKDRDSRDFSTLRIADKDGKPTIDPYTFPDERRIFKDGKAQNVWAFQTDTDGDGKIDSSKDSTTIYSIILNTPPAQTVGTGRTSTIETIATRLLKMSDADKAKDMYVRQAPLRADGALGCSISSANTSASGPDGWFDDKVSSAILRKNFQVDALVIPGNSRDTKATLEFVQDRQIDRGNKWGAWFRHDLEIYPGATFNWNGAMHTEGSLIVGNKNFTAYLISAPASCLYYPDSSEITVTNVVPESGETNRDLLGLVAAGVVKDGPNQGTDDSAVIHLHTDTPTNRATWATLNKDTASSQASNPIDITIDPEVVLTEDGYTNVAPPSGVTKNVRNNRSEPYLNLRNRDLPAFGFSTDSPPRKVDQRIYASSQPAPYVDDLYRADDRWGPKPKYAKETVPSGDFGKPIPSNKSALLKNEPDAADKDAANVGLDGYWERRARSVGMRIIVGQRLELGNLFTWYAPDDKDKNGYVGNPGGTSGKFIDQNVYEHEGDPLYPVTVKPYPATSTGRLSHIDLHRRTLRDNLSSVQSTAIYHSASDENGKDYPVACLATTSHPGTLLTLRQSLIFKPFGFKGTDETTDGSLLTNFFTGMGTNGWEFDTPGGSASGFKAAIENTDSPLRKALDNLANFAGDYNPNEKDSSGNPKTGAFPPTPNDTIIHPYPKLSMWGDFSSLKRALADVGTKGYDGLSIADKTYLQTAACTIGMLAYNINEIQKFDPSNPSNDRSLSGSTRRVMAVLADDLRLLMDGEIARNNPEVLPKERLRTYDYSAATNTAKLEQYRLKDYQSVPPEAFIGALRAYLLSSSGKNLAPDSQQFMDEMRMAEMIMLNHQIRRDRTFGFQESPIFGEYAVITPGFAADPDATSNKFQRLPAACDPDQFTLNGDDLVLSIDRTSSSLQQKASTVLAAGRLSSAPSTDFPTYARSTDDLTRTRFSQYRLALSRLCGTISDSGNTVLPKFPSLYYLFPEVTHDHDGETTTGYNHAQPLREPYIGNGEASPAQDQYIASMKSQFKRISDTKALGRAGHPSVSFPATPSDSLLSRRPSTQQVFPIEDYSVADVALTPRALDKWKLPYLPPSSVRSLEASPNSNTRANYSTNLVLIPKAGNVNELDTIAVPFLDRAFFDGRQLMLARTLDIDLGMLRSTRVSSKNNTWLPLSGIVYAFREDAVREDAISRPSCTGTDCKMNLRDPANPVDPPIKSNGKSIKTIDEYPDPDRRVHGFRLRNGVQLMRNRSFEGVIVDAVDNNRGLSLFTDQPTYIEGDFNLHQDGADDTLGTRLEEFDVPLPNSATYNPNQFYSTRAKRDSRFAAPNTDRWRPTEILADSISFLSDNFCDGTISDMFVQFIPNSIRNSGFTGSSYPVPDFDSASFSQMSSDRSYYHQPNRGLFDPGCQSARFTSFHNQNRPSANLGRKIDGTRDSGWDWVRENSRYNATAPRRSSSNDYSDGNWVDFAAPVKISRAGQPLVARPRDTTGAPRDPKDSSLPELTPVQNSTPKRDELLPPVPYNVAFSNPYFRYGTDSSGRALIPAAASRINSIIVSGISPSRLKQGYGGLQNFPRFLESWDKTALNFAGSFIQLQYTNYATAPFELENLEPSDTTNVDRENIAYYVPPNRFWGYDVGLQFSAAGPAASRFVSPSSSRSEFYVEPPANDPYITSLCDAAKTAFSLSTNCPK; encoded by the coding sequence ATGTCAAATCACAAACTTAATCTCCAGGGTTTCTTTCACCGTCTTGGAAGTCTCTACCGCAAGATTACAAAGACCTTTGTTAATCGCCTTCTCCGCTATGTTTTGCTATATCAACGGCGAGGCAATCTCTCAACAGCAGGCTTCATCTTGCCAACAACAGTTCTGTTGATTTTGGTCGTAGCGCTCACTGTCGGAGCACTGACGTTCCGTGCCTATAATCGCAATGTCCAAGTGATTGGAGAAGCACAACAACGCGTTATCTATAACGCTGCAACTCCAGCAATTGATCGCGCTCGCTCCAAACTGGAGTTCCTCTTTGACTCTACAAAAGATACTCGACTTCCCAGCGGTGTGCCTGCACAAACCGTTTTAGAAGCAATGCTGCTTAACAATGGGAAAGACCGCGATAGCAGAGACTTTAGCACTCTTCGGATAGCAGACAAAGACGGTAAACCAACCATTGATCCTTATACCTTTCCCGATGAGCGTCGCATCTTTAAAGATGGCAAAGCTCAAAACGTTTGGGCTTTTCAAACAGACACTGATGGTGATGGGAAGATTGATAGTTCTAAAGACTCTACTACAATCTATTCAATCATTCTAAACACTCCTCCTGCACAAACAGTTGGCACAGGAAGAACTAGCACAATTGAGACGATTGCAACTCGCTTATTGAAAATGAGCGATGCTGACAAAGCGAAAGATATGTACGTTCGGCAAGCTCCACTCAGAGCCGATGGAGCGCTAGGATGCAGCATTAGTTCTGCAAACACATCCGCATCAGGGCCAGACGGATGGTTTGACGACAAAGTCAGTAGTGCAATTCTGCGTAAAAACTTCCAAGTTGATGCTCTAGTCATTCCTGGCAACTCAAGAGATACCAAGGCGACTTTGGAATTTGTTCAAGATCGCCAAATCGATCGCGGCAACAAATGGGGAGCTTGGTTCCGTCACGATTTGGAGATTTACCCAGGCGCTACATTTAATTGGAACGGTGCAATGCACACCGAAGGCAGCTTAATCGTTGGGAATAAGAACTTTACAGCCTACTTGATTAGTGCGCCTGCATCCTGTTTATACTATCCTGATTCATCGGAAATTACAGTCACAAACGTAGTTCCAGAATCTGGAGAAACGAATCGAGATTTACTGGGTCTAGTTGCTGCTGGAGTCGTGAAAGATGGTCCTAACCAAGGAACCGACGATAGCGCTGTCATCCACCTCCACACTGATACGCCAACTAATAGGGCAACCTGGGCAACACTCAACAAAGATACAGCCTCAAGTCAAGCATCAAATCCAATTGATATTACAATTGACCCTGAGGTTGTGCTAACAGAAGATGGATATACGAATGTTGCTCCCCCTTCAGGCGTAACCAAAAATGTTCGTAATAATCGAAGCGAGCCATACCTGAATCTTAGAAATAGGGATCTCCCGGCCTTTGGTTTTAGTACCGATTCGCCTCCAAGAAAAGTTGATCAGCGTATATATGCTAGTTCTCAACCTGCTCCCTATGTAGACGATTTATATCGTGCTGACGATCGCTGGGGTCCCAAGCCGAAGTATGCAAAAGAAACCGTCCCGTCTGGAGATTTTGGGAAGCCCATCCCATCAAATAAATCAGCGCTGCTCAAGAATGAACCAGATGCCGCTGACAAAGATGCAGCCAATGTAGGTCTAGATGGCTATTGGGAGCGTCGGGCACGCTCAGTAGGGATGCGAATTATCGTCGGGCAACGTCTGGAACTTGGTAATTTGTTTACTTGGTATGCTCCAGACGACAAAGATAAAAATGGCTATGTTGGCAATCCTGGTGGTACTTCTGGCAAATTTATCGACCAGAATGTATACGAGCATGAAGGCGATCCCCTTTATCCAGTAACAGTTAAACCATATCCTGCGACATCAACTGGGCGGCTTTCTCACATTGACTTACACCGTCGCACTTTGAGAGATAATCTCTCTTCTGTTCAAAGCACAGCGATTTATCATTCTGCATCTGATGAGAATGGGAAAGACTACCCAGTCGCATGTCTTGCAACAACATCTCATCCTGGTACGCTGCTGACTCTCCGCCAGTCGCTCATCTTTAAACCTTTTGGATTTAAAGGTACAGATGAAACAACTGATGGCTCTCTCCTGACCAATTTCTTTACAGGTATGGGCACAAACGGTTGGGAATTTGATACTCCAGGCGGAAGTGCTAGTGGATTTAAAGCAGCGATCGAGAATACAGATAGTCCTCTACGCAAAGCACTAGACAACCTCGCAAATTTTGCAGGAGACTACAATCCAAACGAAAAAGATTCCAGCGGCAATCCCAAAACTGGAGCATTTCCACCAACACCGAATGACACAATCATTCACCCCTATCCAAAATTATCAATGTGGGGGGATTTCTCAAGTTTGAAGCGAGCGCTAGCTGATGTTGGAACTAAGGGATATGACGGTTTAAGCATCGCAGATAAAACTTATTTGCAAACAGCAGCTTGTACGATCGGGATGTTGGCTTACAACATTAATGAAATTCAGAAATTTGATCCCAGCAATCCGTCAAATGATAGATCGCTTTCTGGATCCACGAGAAGGGTGATGGCAGTATTGGCAGATGATCTACGGCTGCTCATGGATGGAGAAATAGCCCGTAATAATCCAGAAGTTCTTCCTAAAGAACGCCTGAGAACTTACGACTATTCAGCAGCCACGAACACCGCTAAACTCGAACAATATCGTCTTAAGGACTATCAATCAGTTCCTCCAGAAGCTTTTATTGGTGCTTTGCGAGCATATCTACTGTCTTCAAGCGGGAAAAATCTTGCGCCTGATAGCCAACAATTCATGGACGAGATGCGTATGGCAGAAATGATTATGCTGAATCATCAAATCCGCCGCGATCGTACTTTTGGATTCCAAGAATCGCCAATATTTGGGGAGTACGCTGTCATTACTCCAGGTTTCGCGGCAGATCCAGATGCGACTAGCAATAAATTCCAACGTTTGCCCGCTGCTTGCGACCCTGATCAATTTACACTTAACGGTGATGACCTAGTTCTAAGCATTGACAGAACTTCGTCCTCACTCCAGCAGAAAGCTTCAACTGTTCTAGCCGCAGGCAGGCTGAGTTCTGCACCATCTACCGATTTTCCTACTTATGCTCGTTCAACCGACGACCTTACACGAACTCGTTTTTCTCAATATCGGCTAGCTCTGTCACGACTTTGTGGAACAATTAGCGACAGTGGGAATACCGTTCTACCCAAGTTTCCATCACTTTACTATCTCTTCCCAGAAGTGACTCATGATCACGATGGAGAAACAACTACAGGATACAACCACGCGCAACCTCTTCGAGAACCTTACATTGGAAATGGAGAAGCTTCTCCAGCGCAGGATCAGTATATTGCAAGCATGAAATCTCAGTTCAAGCGCATCAGCGATACGAAAGCTCTGGGAAGAGCAGGTCATCCAAGTGTCTCTTTCCCAGCAACGCCATCTGATAGTCTCCTCAGTCGGAGACCTAGCACACAGCAAGTTTTTCCGATTGAAGATTACTCTGTTGCAGATGTCGCGCTAACACCTAGAGCATTAGATAAGTGGAAACTTCCCTATCTTCCGCCCAGTAGTGTTCGTTCTCTGGAAGCTTCTCCTAATAGTAATACTCGAGCGAATTACTCAACGAACCTAGTTCTAATTCCCAAAGCAGGTAATGTGAATGAGTTAGATACAATTGCAGTTCCATTCCTTGATCGCGCCTTTTTCGATGGTCGTCAGTTAATGCTAGCTCGAACTCTGGATATCGATTTGGGAATGCTTCGGAGCACAAGAGTTAGTTCAAAGAATAATACTTGGCTACCACTTAGCGGCATCGTTTACGCTTTCCGTGAGGATGCAGTTCGAGAAGATGCTATCTCTCGACCATCATGCACAGGGACAGACTGCAAAATGAATCTACGCGATCCTGCAAACCCTGTTGATCCACCTATCAAGAGCAATGGAAAGTCTATCAAAACGATTGATGAATACCCTGATCCTGATCGTCGTGTCCACGGCTTCCGCTTACGGAATGGTGTGCAGCTTATGCGAAACCGCAGTTTTGAAGGAGTCATTGTGGATGCAGTAGATAACAATCGTGGTCTATCTCTGTTTACAGATCAACCTACTTACATTGAAGGAGACTTTAACCTCCATCAAGATGGAGCAGACGATACGCTGGGTACAAGATTAGAAGAGTTTGACGTACCATTACCCAACAGTGCGACGTACAACCCGAACCAGTTCTACTCTACTCGCGCTAAGCGCGATTCCCGATTCGCAGCTCCCAATACTGATCGCTGGCGACCCACAGAGATTTTGGCAGATAGTATTTCGTTTTTGTCAGATAACTTCTGCGATGGTACGATTTCGGATATGTTTGTGCAGTTCATTCCAAACAGCATCAGAAACTCAGGCTTTACAGGGTCTTCTTATCCAGTTCCTGATTTTGATAGCGCTAGCTTTAGTCAGATGAGTTCAGATCGCTCGTACTATCATCAACCTAACAGAGGATTATTCGATCCCGGTTGTCAAAGCGCAAGATTTACCTCTTTCCATAATCAGAATCGTCCTTCAGCCAATCTAGGTAGAAAGATAGACGGAACTCGTGACAGTGGATGGGACTGGGTACGAGAAAACTCGCGATACAATGCAACCGCCCCTCGTCGAAGCAGTTCAAACGACTATAGCGATGGTAACTGGGTCGATTTTGCAGCTCCAGTCAAGATTTCGCGAGCTGGTCAACCTCTTGTAGCTCGTCCTAGAGACACCACTGGTGCACCAAGAGATCCGAAAGACTCTTCACTTCCAGAGCTAACCCCAGTACAAAACTCAACTCCGAAACGTGATGAACTGCTGCCGCCTGTTCCGTACAACGTCGCGTTTTCTAATCCATATTTCAGATATGGCACTGATAGCTCCGGTAGAGCGCTCATTCCAGCAGCGGCATCTCGCATCAATTCGATTATTGTCAGTGGAATTAGCCCTTCTCGTCTAAAGCAAGGCTATGGGGGTTTGCAGAACTTCCCGCGATTCCTTGAGAGTTGGGATAAGACAGCCCTAAATTTTGCAGGCTCTTTCATTCAGCTCCAGTATACGAACTATGCCACTGCCCCCTTTGAACTCGAAAATCTAGAGCCGTCAGATACGACTAATGTGGATAGAGAGAACATAGCTTACTATGTCCCTCCCAACCGTTTTTGGGGCTATGATGTAGGTCTTCAATTCAGCGCTGCGGGACCAGCAGCATCTCGCTTCGTAAGCCCAAGCAGTAGTCGCAGTGAGTTTTACGTTGAGCCACCTGCAAATGATCCCTACATTACATCTCTTTGCGATGCAGCAAAAACGGCTTTTAGCCTTTCAACGAACTGTCCTAAATAA
- a CDS encoding DUF2281 domain-containing protein, with amino-acid sequence MDKLAESEQQLLEKIRQLPQEKLVEVEDFVDFLMQRAQKVLQRSVWDQEITAMADDPDIQTELAAINTEFAVTEMDGLADS; translated from the coding sequence ATGGATAAGCTTGCAGAATCTGAGCAGCAATTACTAGAAAAAATTCGCCAACTTCCCCAAGAGAAACTGGTTGAAGTCGAGGACTTCGTTGATTTTCTGATGCAACGCGCTCAGAAAGTATTACAGCGCTCAGTTTGGGATCAAGAAATTACTGCAATGGCAGATGACCCAGACATTCAGACCGAGCTTGCTGCAATCAATACAGAATTTGCAGTGACCGAAATGGATGGTCTTGCAGATTCATGA
- a CDS encoding bifunctional aldolase/short-chain dehydrogenase, translating to MKNQWDDTIAQTFASDPLAMRVYTSQLLGREPDLVLHGGGNTSVKVTVPNFFGDLEEVLYVKGSGWDLATIESAGFAPVRLEVLKRLAEREHLSDSEMVTQQRAAMLNPHAPTPSVEAILHAIIPFAYVDHTHADAVVTITNSPNGEARIRELYGDRILVIPYVMPGFILARKIWEITHNLNWDNYDGMILMHHGIFTFADKARDAYDQMIHLVTQAETYLTDQGVSTPATAPATDPNWITLATIRKTISQVQGKPMLAQFNQTAEAVGFSRLTNVNEIATRGPITPDHVIRTKPIPVILGTDPETDIHTYAEQYRNYFDRHTNGSLTCLDPAPRWAVWSGYGTLTFDRSIKAAQITTDIVDHTIRAIQAGETLGGWTALPENDLFDMEYWELEQAKLGKAKAEPEFQGKIALVTGAASGIGRACAEYLRSLGAVVIGLDLNPAIVEQMNKPDFVGIQGDVTEPHILNHAVTEAVRRFGGLDILVSNAGIFPSSQLIEDLSADIWKQSLAVNLTSHQQLLQACIPILKQGIDPAIVIIATRNVLAPGPGAAAYSVAKAGLTQLARIAALELAPFGIRVNMVHPDCVYDTSIWSEEVLSSRAARYGLTVDAYKTRNLLKTEITSHEVAIMVAAMAGKTFAKTIGAQVPLDGGSDRVI from the coding sequence ATGAAAAATCAATGGGACGATACCATTGCTCAGACATTTGCCAGCGATCCATTAGCGATGCGGGTCTACACCTCGCAACTCCTGGGACGAGAACCGGACTTGGTGCTGCACGGAGGAGGCAACACTTCTGTTAAAGTCACGGTTCCCAATTTCTTTGGTGATCTAGAAGAAGTTCTCTACGTCAAAGGCAGCGGTTGGGATCTAGCCACCATCGAATCAGCGGGATTTGCTCCTGTTCGATTAGAAGTATTAAAGCGATTAGCCGAGCGAGAGCACCTGAGCGATTCCGAAATGGTGACTCAGCAGCGAGCAGCAATGCTCAATCCCCACGCTCCAACTCCTTCAGTCGAAGCGATTTTACATGCCATTATCCCGTTCGCTTATGTCGATCACACCCATGCCGATGCAGTCGTCACGATCACAAACAGCCCAAACGGAGAAGCCCGAATTCGAGAATTGTACGGCGATCGTATCTTGGTCATCCCCTACGTCATGCCAGGTTTTATCCTAGCCCGCAAAATTTGGGAAATCACTCACAATCTCAACTGGGACAATTATGACGGCATGATCCTCATGCACCACGGCATCTTTACCTTTGCCGACAAAGCCCGTGATGCCTACGATCAGATGATTCATCTCGTCACCCAAGCTGAAACATACCTCACAGATCAAGGCGTGAGCACACCCGCTACAGCCCCCGCTACAGATCCAAATTGGATCACGCTAGCCACGATTCGCAAAACCATTTCTCAAGTCCAGGGCAAACCAATGCTCGCACAGTTCAATCAAACTGCAGAAGCCGTCGGATTCTCCAGACTGACGAATGTAAACGAGATCGCCACGAGAGGCCCGATCACTCCCGATCACGTCATCCGCACCAAACCTATTCCAGTGATCCTGGGAACAGACCCGGAAACCGACATTCACACCTATGCCGAACAATATCGGAATTACTTCGATCGTCATACCAATGGGTCTTTGACATGTCTCGATCCCGCACCACGTTGGGCAGTCTGGAGTGGTTATGGAACGCTCACATTTGACCGCAGTATCAAAGCAGCTCAAATCACGACTGACATTGTAGACCACACCATTCGAGCCATTCAGGCAGGCGAAACTTTGGGAGGGTGGACAGCCTTACCCGAAAACGATCTATTCGACATGGAGTACTGGGAATTAGAACAAGCCAAACTGGGAAAAGCAAAAGCTGAACCTGAATTTCAGGGAAAAATTGCGCTTGTAACTGGAGCAGCCAGCGGCATTGGTCGGGCTTGTGCAGAATATCTACGATCGCTAGGCGCAGTCGTAATCGGACTCGATCTGAACCCTGCGATCGTTGAACAAATGAACAAACCAGATTTTGTCGGTATTCAAGGCGATGTGACTGAACCGCATATCTTGAATCATGCAGTTACAGAAGCAGTTCGTCGCTTTGGTGGACTCGATATCTTGGTCTCCAACGCAGGCATCTTCCCAAGCAGTCAACTGATTGAGGATCTCTCTGCCGATATCTGGAAACAAAGCTTAGCGGTCAATCTCACCAGCCATCAGCAACTTTTACAAGCCTGCATTCCGATTCTCAAACAGGGTATTGATCCTGCGATCGTAATTATTGCAACTCGCAACGTCCTCGCGCCTGGCCCAGGAGCCGCCGCCTATTCCGTTGCCAAAGCCGGGCTAACCCAACTTGCTCGAATTGCAGCTTTAGAACTCGCTCCCTTTGGAATTCGAGTCAATATGGTACATCCTGACTGCGTATACGATACAAGCATTTGGAGCGAAGAAGTCCTGTCAAGTCGAGCTGCCCGTTATGGACTCACTGTAGACGCTTATAAAACTCGCAATCTCCTAAAAACTGAAATCACCTCGCACGAGGTTGCCATCATGGTTGCAGCAATGGCGGGTAAAACCTTTGCCAAAACGATAGGAGCACAAGTGCCACTGGATGGGGGAAGTGATCGCGTCATTTAG
- a CDS encoding metal-binding protein — translation MPSGRTHDSITLWSLPIVAGITFGLTQSGNLTLLVSGGFLFAGLMFGPDLDIYSQQYKRWGILRWIWLPYRRGLRHRSLMSHGAIVGTIGRILYLSVWIVLFVSVGIVLSAIVQQFFGAIPNWQNTVQVSMSTVMQQSVSFIQRAPIECLALGIGLELGAMSHSLSDWIGSRIKRWNKRRKR, via the coding sequence ATGCCTTCTGGTCGGACACATGACAGCATTACTTTATGGAGCTTACCGATCGTGGCAGGAATCACGTTCGGATTAACTCAAAGCGGCAATCTGACGCTGCTCGTTTCCGGGGGATTTCTCTTTGCAGGGTTGATGTTTGGCCCAGATTTGGATATTTACTCGCAGCAGTATAAACGTTGGGGCATTCTGAGATGGATTTGGTTGCCTTATCGGCGGGGATTGCGTCATCGATCGCTGATGTCACATGGGGCAATTGTTGGGACAATTGGGCGAATTCTGTATCTCAGCGTTTGGATTGTCTTATTTGTGAGCGTCGGAATTGTTTTGAGCGCGATCGTACAACAGTTCTTTGGGGCGATTCCCAATTGGCAAAATACAGTTCAGGTTTCGATGAGCACTGTGATGCAGCAGAGTGTGAGTTTTATTCAACGCGCCCCGATCGAATGTCTTGCGTTAGGGATTGGATTAGAACTGGGGGCAATGAGTCACAGTTTGAGTGATTGGATTGGGTCTCGGATCAAACGCTGGAACAAGCGACGAAAGCGCTAA
- a CDS encoding aspartate aminotransferase family protein: MSTYARFPLTLVRGSGCRVWDDQGREYLDFVAGIATCTLGHAHSAMIAAVTEQAQTLVHISNLYYNTPQGDLAKWLVEHSCADRAFFCNSGAEANEAAIKLARKYAHTVRNITHPIIITANASFHGRTLATITATGQPKYQQNFDPLVPGFHYVPYNDVEALKSAIADLDRNEPQVAAIMLEGLQGEGGVRPGDRAYFQTVRQLCDEKGILLIMDEVQVGMGRSGKLWGYENLDIEPDIFTSAKGLGGGVPIGAMLCKSHCNVFSAGDHASTFGGNPFACAVALAVCHTLERENLLANVQARGEQLRSGLIQLAQKFPHLISDVRGWGLIDGLELSSDSTFTAADIVKIAIEEGVLLVPAGPKVLRFVPPLIVTSEEIDRAIAAVDRALTTLN, translated from the coding sequence ATGTCTACTTACGCCCGCTTTCCCCTAACCCTTGTGCGTGGGTCAGGCTGCCGAGTTTGGGACGACCAAGGACGAGAATATCTGGATTTCGTCGCTGGAATTGCCACCTGCACTCTCGGTCACGCTCATTCCGCTATGATTGCAGCCGTCACCGAACAAGCTCAAACTCTTGTCCACATTTCCAATCTCTATTACAACACCCCTCAAGGTGACCTCGCCAAATGGCTCGTTGAGCATTCATGTGCCGATCGTGCTTTCTTCTGCAATTCTGGCGCTGAAGCCAACGAAGCTGCCATCAAACTTGCCCGCAAATACGCTCACACAGTCCGTAACATTACTCATCCCATCATCATCACCGCGAACGCGAGTTTCCACGGGCGCACCCTTGCTACCATTACCGCCACTGGACAGCCCAAATATCAACAAAACTTTGATCCCCTAGTCCCTGGGTTTCATTACGTTCCCTACAATGACGTTGAAGCGCTAAAGAGCGCGATCGCGGATCTCGATCGCAACGAACCTCAAGTCGCAGCAATTATGCTCGAAGGTTTACAAGGTGAAGGAGGAGTTCGTCCTGGCGATCGCGCCTATTTCCAAACCGTTCGCCAACTCTGCGACGAAAAAGGCATTCTCCTAATCATGGACGAAGTCCAAGTCGGTATGGGTCGCAGCGGTAAACTTTGGGGTTACGAAAATCTCGATATCGAACCTGACATTTTCACATCTGCGAAAGGTCTGGGTGGCGGAGTTCCCATTGGTGCAATGCTCTGCAAATCTCATTGCAACGTCTTCAGCGCAGGGGATCACGCCAGCACATTTGGCGGTAATCCCTTTGCCTGTGCTGTTGCTCTTGCTGTCTGCCACACACTCGAACGCGAAAATCTTCTGGCAAACGTTCAAGCTCGTGGCGAACAACTGCGTTCAGGACTTATCCAACTCGCCCAAAAATTTCCTCATTTAATCTCCGACGTTCGCGGCTGGGGACTCATTGACGGTCTAGAACTCAGTTCCGACAGCACTTTCACCGCAGCCGATATCGTCAAAATCGCCATCGAGGAAGGCGTTCTTCTCGTCCCCGCAGGCCCAAAAGTCTTGCGATTCGTCCCGCCGCTTATCGTCACTTCTGAAGAAATCGATCGCGCGATCGCGGCGGTCGATCGTGCCCTAACGACTCTAAACTAA
- the rpmB gene encoding 50S ribosomal protein L28, whose translation MARRCQLTGKKANNAMAVSHSHRRTKKLQEANLQVKRIWWESGKRWVKLRLSTKAIKTLEHKSLDAFAKEAGIDLSRL comes from the coding sequence ATGGCACGTCGATGTCAACTGACTGGCAAAAAAGCCAACAACGCAATGGCAGTATCCCACTCCCACCGTCGCACGAAAAAATTACAAGAAGCAAACCTGCAAGTCAAAAGAATTTGGTGGGAAAGTGGGAAACGCTGGGTCAAACTACGTCTTTCAACTAAGGCAATCAAAACTCTAGAGCACAAGAGCCTAGACGCTTTTGCCAAAGAAGCTGGAATCGATCTCAGCCGCCTGTAA